A single region of the Chitinophaga niabensis genome encodes:
- a CDS encoding SusC/RagA family TonB-linked outer membrane protein produces MRKGLTALFLILISLSGQVLAQSRTIKGKVTAAEDGTPIIGATILAKGTNVGTVTNADGVYSLNVPDGVTALVVKFIGMKDVEAKINGTQVDVVLSQDVRTLTETVVTANAIRRDKRSLGYAAPTVKSDELTKGQSTSALNGLAGKVAGVNISSTASAPGSSSRIVLRGGSSISGNNQALMVVDGVPIDNTNIMGGGASATLAQDSRSSVDFGNRGNDINPDDIESISILKGPAAAALYGSRASNGALIITTKSGKKGAKQQITFNNATTFSRILKLPDFQNEFGQGYPQAGYPDGYHNDPKENWSWGKPFDGKSQEWGQEINGVRQSKPYSAIPDNVKDFFETGKAMNNNLSLSGSGDKTTYFLSLNALNSDGVMPGNYDKFNKYGIRFNGTAELNNKFSTSVNVNYTKINGDMVQGGQGPGSVYANVLGTPRDIPLSSLKNLDNPYASYGNTTNAAGNPTYGYYGAYTDNPYWVLREYRNLQNVDRMNGNFAITYKPTPWLDVVERLGADIYSDRRKFKYPKFRFEPADLTSGEYTLAQNIKTNNGKYEEDNYTLNEITHDLMITARKDFSKDFKASLMVGNNIRQRQFSISEVQTNTSGGLVVPGWYNLGNSNGPVQAVNDYNIRRLVGVYADLNLAYKSMLFLGATARNDWSSTLPKGNNSFFYPSVNGSFVFTELMKDSKIAQVLDYGKIRASWAQVGNDAPPYQLNTYYERTSINTGGFGVTLFPFNGIPGLMQSNNIGNPNLKPEITTAFEVGTELGFFDNRLTVDFSYYENRSKNQILNIPIPVVTGFSFKSINAGSIQNKGIELGLRGTPIRTSYGLTVELFGTYTRNRSEVKELLPGVNQVVIGGFGGMSIVAAVGKPYGTFYAQTLQTTPGGQVIVDEDTGLPLLTTLPQYLGSYNPDYQASLGTNISYKNWSFSALFDTKQGGVFFSKVKDDLAFFGASAETAEGHRLDHPFPNSVIEDPVGSGKYKTNTVNYGMIDYWTDLIPSGQHIVDASYVKLREASLSYRLPKSLLNKGPFGDVSIGLFGNNLFLWTPKSNKYVDPEVNSGGASNEQGLDFTAQPSLRNFGFNLKVSF; encoded by the coding sequence ATGAGGAAAGGTCTAACCGCACTTTTCCTGATCCTGATATCCCTATCAGGACAGGTCTTGGCGCAGAGTCGAACCATCAAAGGAAAGGTTACGGCTGCTGAGGACGGTACGCCCATTATCGGCGCTACTATTTTAGCTAAAGGAACAAATGTTGGAACTGTCACAAATGCTGATGGCGTTTATTCCCTGAACGTACCAGACGGCGTAACTGCGCTTGTAGTTAAGTTTATCGGCATGAAAGATGTCGAAGCAAAGATCAACGGCACACAAGTGGACGTTGTATTAAGTCAGGATGTTAGAACACTGACTGAAACTGTTGTTACCGCAAACGCTATCCGCAGGGATAAACGTTCGCTGGGTTATGCAGCACCTACTGTAAAGAGCGATGAACTTACTAAAGGCCAAAGCACCAGTGCTTTGAATGGCCTGGCCGGTAAAGTTGCCGGTGTAAATATCTCCAGTACAGCTTCTGCACCGGGTAGTTCTTCCCGCATCGTATTACGTGGTGGTTCCTCTATTTCTGGTAACAACCAGGCCCTGATGGTAGTAGATGGTGTGCCCATCGACAATACCAACATCATGGGTGGTGGCGCTTCTGCTACCCTGGCACAGGACAGCCGTTCTTCTGTTGACTTCGGTAACAGGGGAAATGATATCAACCCGGACGATATTGAATCTATCTCTATCCTGAAAGGTCCTGCTGCTGCGGCACTCTATGGTTCCCGCGCTTCTAACGGTGCCTTGATCATCACTACCAAAAGCGGTAAAAAAGGTGCTAAACAACAGATCACTTTCAACAATGCCACCACTTTCTCCAGGATCCTGAAACTGCCTGACTTCCAAAATGAATTCGGACAAGGTTATCCTCAGGCTGGTTATCCCGATGGTTATCACAACGATCCAAAAGAAAACTGGAGCTGGGGTAAACCATTTGATGGCAAGAGCCAGGAATGGGGCCAGGAGATCAATGGCGTAAGGCAATCAAAACCTTACTCTGCTATCCCTGATAACGTGAAGGATTTCTTCGAAACAGGTAAGGCAATGAATAACAACCTTTCCCTGTCCGGTTCCGGTGATAAAACTACCTACTTCCTGTCACTGAACGCATTGAACTCAGATGGAGTAATGCCTGGTAACTACGACAAGTTCAACAAATATGGTATCCGCTTTAACGGTACCGCCGAACTGAACAACAAGTTCTCTACCAGTGTGAACGTTAACTACACCAAGATCAATGGAGACATGGTGCAGGGTGGACAAGGTCCCGGTTCTGTTTATGCCAATGTACTCGGAACTCCCCGTGATATTCCGCTGAGCTCACTGAAAAACCTCGATAATCCATACGCCAGTTATGGTAATACCACAAACGCAGCAGGTAACCCAACATATGGTTACTATGGCGCTTATACAGATAATCCTTACTGGGTATTAAGGGAATACAGGAACCTGCAGAATGTTGACCGTATGAACGGTAACTTCGCTATCACTTACAAACCAACGCCATGGTTGGATGTAGTGGAAAGATTGGGTGCTGATATTTATTCTGACCGTCGTAAGTTCAAATATCCTAAGTTTAGGTTTGAACCTGCTGACCTTACTTCCGGTGAATACACTTTAGCACAGAACATTAAAACCAATAACGGTAAGTACGAAGAAGATAACTACACCCTGAATGAGATCACACACGACCTCATGATCACTGCCAGGAAAGACTTCAGTAAAGATTTCAAGGCAAGTCTGATGGTGGGTAATAACATCCGTCAGCGTCAGTTCTCTATATCAGAAGTACAAACCAACACATCAGGTGGCCTGGTAGTTCCAGGATGGTATAACCTGGGTAACAGTAATGGTCCTGTTCAGGCAGTGAACGATTACAATATCCGCCGCCTCGTTGGTGTGTATGCTGACCTGAACCTCGCTTATAAGAGCATGTTGTTCTTAGGTGCTACTGCACGTAACGACTGGTCTTCTACTTTGCCTAAAGGCAACAACTCCTTCTTCTATCCAAGTGTGAATGGTTCATTCGTATTCACAGAACTGATGAAGGATTCCAAAATTGCACAGGTCCTGGATTATGGTAAGATCCGCGCCAGCTGGGCACAGGTAGGTAACGATGCTCCTCCTTATCAGTTGAACACTTATTATGAGCGTACCAGCATCAATACCGGTGGTTTTGGAGTAACCCTTTTCCCTTTCAATGGTATACCAGGGTTAATGCAGTCTAACAACATCGGTAACCCTAATCTGAAACCAGAGATCACTACGGCATTTGAAGTAGGTACTGAACTTGGCTTCTTTGATAACAGGTTAACTGTTGACTTCTCTTACTACGAGAACAGATCAAAGAACCAGATCCTCAATATCCCGATCCCTGTAGTAACAGGTTTCTCCTTCAAAAGCATCAACGCTGGTTCTATTCAGAATAAAGGTATTGAGTTAGGTTTACGCGGAACGCCAATAAGAACATCTTATGGCCTTACTGTTGAACTCTTCGGTACATATACCCGCAACAGAAGTGAAGTAAAAGAATTGCTTCCAGGTGTTAACCAGGTTGTGATCGGAGGATTTGGTGGTATGAGCATCGTTGCTGCTGTAGGAAAACCTTACGGTACATTCTATGCACAAACGCTGCAAACAACACCAGGTGGCCAGGTAATAGTTGATGAAGACACCGGTTTGCCTTTGCTCACTACTTTACCACAGTACCTGGGCTCTTACAATCCTGACTACCAGGCTTCCCTTGGAACTAACATCAGTTACAAGAACTGGAGCTTCAGCGCATTGTTCGATACAAAACAAGGTGGCGTATTCTTCTCTAAAGTAAAAGATGACCTGGCTTTCTTTGGTGCTTCCGCAGAAACTGCTGAAGGCCATCGCCTTGATCATCCATTCCCGAACTCTGTTATTGAAGATCCAGTTGGTTCCGGTAAATATAAAACCAACACAGTAAATTATGGCATGATCGACTACTGGACAGATCTGATCCCTTCTGGTCAACATATTGTAGACGCTTCGTACGTTAAATTGAGAGAAGCAAGCCTTTCTTATCGTTTGCCAAAATCACTGCTGAACAAAGGTCCTTTTGGAGATGTATCCATCGGTCTCTTCGGAAACAACCTGTTCCTCTGGACACCGAAATCTAACAAATACGTAGATCCGGAAGTGAACTCAGGTGGTGCATCTAACGAACAAGGCCTTGACTTTACAGCTCAGCCATCCTTAAGGAACTTTGGCTTTAACCTGAAGGTTTCATTTTAA
- a CDS encoding efflux RND transporter permease subunit: protein MWQRLAGFVLKYRLWLLALLFAGTGIMAYYASKVELSYEFTGAIPRDNVKFLEYQDFKSKFGEDGNMMVVGIETDSLFQLEFFKEYVKLNDDLRKIPAVENTLSIPVAINLVKDDSTRKLKAVTLFQPVPQDQATLDSLAAIFHSLPFYKGLLYSASSHSYLMAVHINKGILNSAKRIEVVEAITKTAEAFGKKHNLDVKLSGLPMIRTIMATKVADELKMFLKISFVLTALILLVFFRSFSAVLMSMIVVAIGVIWSVATIVLCGYKITLLTGLIPPLIVVIGIPNCVYFLNKYHTEYALHGNKSKALVRMVQKMGIVTLFTNLTAAIGFGVFYFTNSAILKHFGVVAGVNIMLIFLISFIFLPSVLSYLPPPKTKHTSYLENKMFCSVLDLLNTLVFKYRPMVYLVTILMVGAAILGMMRLKSVGFIVDDIPKSDKLYTDLKFFEKNFKGVMPLEIVVDTKKKNGVVNLQTLSKLDEVSKLIAEQPVCARPLSVAEGIKFAKQAYYGGDSLNYAVPNQFDIGFLAPYLRMKGASGEASTFTKLVSSFMDSTRQVARVSVNMADIGSVELPRLIDSLRPQVNAIFDTAQYKVTFTGTSIIFLEGSRFIINGLMESILLAFVLIIFCMLYLFRSWRMLLISLIPNIIPLVVTAGVMGWMGIAIKPSTVLVFSIALGIAIDVTIRFLVNFKQELPQNNLDISATVRQTINETGLSIIYTSLILFAGFMIFAFSEFQGTKALGWLTSLTLVMAMITNLTILPAMLLWMEKALQKRAKKKDWTPLDEEPDLELGQIGLDEKND, encoded by the coding sequence ATGTGGCAGCGGCTGGCAGGATTTGTACTGAAATACCGTTTATGGCTACTGGCTTTGTTATTTGCAGGCACAGGCATCATGGCATATTACGCCAGCAAGGTAGAATTGTCCTACGAATTTACAGGCGCAATTCCCCGCGACAATGTTAAATTCCTTGAGTACCAGGACTTTAAAAGCAAGTTTGGCGAGGATGGCAATATGATGGTAGTGGGCATTGAAACCGACAGCCTCTTTCAGCTGGAATTCTTTAAAGAATACGTGAAGCTGAATGACGACCTGCGGAAGATCCCTGCGGTGGAAAATACCCTCAGCATCCCCGTTGCTATAAATCTTGTAAAGGACGACAGTACCCGCAAGCTCAAAGCCGTAACACTCTTCCAGCCTGTACCACAGGATCAGGCCACATTGGATAGTCTTGCTGCAATCTTTCATTCCCTCCCTTTCTATAAAGGACTTTTATACAGTGCCAGCAGCCATTCTTACCTGATGGCCGTACATATTAATAAAGGTATCCTCAATTCCGCAAAAAGGATAGAAGTAGTAGAGGCCATTACTAAAACAGCCGAAGCTTTTGGTAAAAAGCATAATCTGGATGTAAAGCTGAGCGGTCTTCCGATGATCCGTACCATCATGGCCACCAAGGTAGCCGATGAGTTGAAGATGTTCCTGAAGATCTCCTTTGTACTCACTGCTTTGATCCTGCTCGTTTTCTTCCGTTCCTTCAGTGCCGTACTGATGAGTATGATCGTAGTGGCCATTGGTGTGATCTGGTCTGTGGCCACGATTGTGCTTTGCGGATACAAGATCACCTTGCTTACGGGGCTGATCCCTCCCCTGATTGTGGTGATCGGGATCCCCAACTGTGTATACTTCCTTAATAAATATCATACGGAATATGCCTTGCATGGCAACAAATCAAAGGCTCTGGTGCGCATGGTACAAAAGATGGGTATCGTTACCCTCTTCACCAATCTCACGGCGGCTATTGGTTTTGGTGTGTTCTATTTCACCAATAGTGCTATCCTCAAACATTTCGGGGTAGTAGCTGGTGTGAACATCATGCTCATCTTCCTGATCTCCTTTATCTTCCTGCCCTCTGTGCTGAGCTATCTGCCGCCACCCAAAACAAAACATACCAGCTACCTGGAAAACAAGATGTTCTGTTCCGTGCTGGACCTGCTCAATACATTGGTGTTCAAATACCGGCCCATGGTATACCTGGTAACCATATTAATGGTAGGGGCTGCTATCCTGGGTATGATGCGCCTGAAGTCTGTAGGGTTTATTGTAGACGACATTCCGAAATCAGATAAGCTCTATACAGACCTGAAGTTCTTTGAGAAGAATTTCAAAGGAGTGATGCCGCTGGAAATAGTGGTAGATACCAAAAAGAAGAACGGGGTAGTAAACCTGCAAACCCTCAGTAAGCTCGATGAAGTAAGTAAGTTAATAGCAGAGCAACCGGTATGTGCCCGTCCGCTTTCTGTGGCAGAAGGTATCAAGTTTGCGAAACAGGCTTATTATGGAGGGGATAGTTTGAACTATGCTGTGCCAAACCAGTTTGATATTGGCTTCCTGGCTCCCTATCTGCGGATGAAAGGTGCATCCGGAGAGGCTTCCACCTTCACCAAACTGGTTTCTTCCTTTATGGATAGTACCCGCCAGGTAGCGCGTGTAAGTGTGAACATGGCTGATATCGGCTCCGTGGAATTGCCAAGGCTGATAGATTCGTTACGCCCGCAGGTAAATGCCATCTTTGATACGGCACAGTATAAAGTGACCTTCACCGGTACCAGCATCATCTTCCTCGAAGGAAGCCGTTTCATTATCAACGGTTTGATGGAAAGTATCCTGCTGGCATTTGTGCTGATCATCTTCTGTATGTTATACCTCTTCCGTTCCTGGAGGATGTTGCTGATCTCATTGATCCCTAACATCATACCACTGGTTGTTACAGCCGGAGTGATGGGCTGGATGGGCATTGCCATTAAACCATCTACCGTATTGGTGTTCAGTATTGCTTTGGGTATAGCCATAGACGTTACTATCCGTTTCCTCGTGAATTTCAAACAGGAATTGCCACAGAATAACCTGGATATATCCGCTACCGTTAGGCAGACAATTAATGAAACCGGGCTGAGCATCATCTATACTTCGCTGATCCTTTTTGCCGGGTTTATGATCTTTGCCTTCTCTGAATTCCAGGGAACAAAAGCGCTGGGCTGGTTAACCTCCCTGACCCTGGTAATGGCCATGATCACCAACCTCACCATTCTGCCGGCCATGCTGTTATGGATGGAAAAGGCCCTTCAAAAGAGGGCAAAGAAGAAGGATTGGACGCCGCTGGACGAAGAGCCTGATCTTGAGCTGGGTCAGATAGGCCTGGATGAGAAAAATGACTAG
- the porZ gene encoding type IX secretion system anionic LPS delivery protein PorZ, which translates to MRIGSFFLSLLLFSSLGKAQSVPIGQWREHFPYRQAVSIAAGEDHVYCASPFSLFSVSLQDNEITRYSKVNGLHDAGIAGIGYHESSQALVIAYNNSNLDILRKENIINIPDILLRQTSGDKRIYHIACWGNHAYLSTGIGIIALNLERYEITDTYLNLKVTAVATDDRYFYAATANGIKRGLLQGSNLADPQNWMDLPQPGIVTTLANIGQRVIAQVKDTLFIWNQTQWDRWYADGQAIRGLTSSGNSLFVSQPGRVLQLSAAGAITATFQSTTPSGAVNAGNSIWIADNGKGLLQYNNGVYQNLTPNAPPDIIRGEMIIHQNALWAAAGAVTTNWQGTGNKSGVFKFEGDEWQSYQATDSLADIVTVAGTADVVYAGSFGRGLWTVGSTALQDPPVQVSGLATDKDGNLWVSDYGAQNNLLVKKKDNSWLQFSIPVFHIARAVSQILVDDADQKWIVSPRGNGVFVFNHGSSLDNTLDDRWKLYQTGAGRGNLPSDEVKCIAKDLQGWIWIGTTRGVGVVQCATQALSPGGCEAVLPIVRQDNFAGFLFQNEQVNTIAVDGANRKWVGTQNGVWLISPNGEKLIQHFNTGNSPLSSNIIYRIIVHPVTGEVFFATATGLISWRGTATEGSTTQGKDVLVFPNPVPRGYEGTIAIRGLVLNAIVKITDITGKLVFQTRAHGGQAVWNGVDYTGHRPQSGVYLVFASNEDGQEKLVTKLVFIH; encoded by the coding sequence ATGCGTATAGGTTCCTTTTTCCTTTCGCTCCTGTTGTTTTCTTCCCTGGGAAAGGCGCAATCCGTTCCCATAGGGCAATGGCGGGAACATTTCCCTTACCGGCAGGCAGTTTCCATTGCCGCAGGAGAGGACCATGTTTATTGTGCCAGCCCTTTCAGTTTGTTCTCGGTTTCTCTGCAGGACAATGAAATCACCCGTTACAGTAAAGTGAACGGGCTCCATGATGCGGGCATTGCCGGTATCGGGTATCATGAAAGCAGCCAGGCCCTGGTGATCGCTTATAATAACAGCAACCTGGATATCCTCCGGAAAGAGAACATCATTAATATACCAGATATCCTGCTCAGGCAAACCTCCGGGGACAAACGGATCTATCATATTGCCTGCTGGGGCAACCATGCTTACCTCTCTACGGGCATTGGGATCATTGCCCTGAACCTGGAAAGGTATGAGATCACAGACACTTACCTGAACCTGAAAGTCACGGCGGTGGCAACAGATGACCGCTATTTTTATGCCGCTACCGCTAACGGTATCAAACGGGGATTGCTGCAGGGCAGTAATCTTGCGGACCCGCAGAACTGGATGGACCTCCCGCAACCGGGTATTGTGACCACACTGGCCAATATAGGGCAAAGGGTGATCGCGCAGGTGAAGGATACTTTATTTATATGGAACCAAACACAGTGGGACCGCTGGTATGCAGATGGACAGGCGATCAGGGGACTTACTTCTTCCGGTAATTCTCTTTTTGTGAGCCAACCGGGGCGTGTGTTACAACTTTCCGCTGCAGGCGCAATCACCGCTACTTTTCAAAGTACAACTCCTTCAGGCGCAGTGAATGCAGGGAACAGTATATGGATAGCGGATAATGGAAAAGGACTGCTGCAATATAATAATGGTGTTTACCAAAACCTCACGCCCAATGCTCCCCCGGATATCATAAGGGGAGAAATGATCATTCATCAGAATGCGCTCTGGGCTGCGGCAGGAGCAGTTACAACCAACTGGCAGGGCACTGGCAACAAGAGCGGTGTATTTAAGTTTGAAGGGGATGAATGGCAAAGTTACCAGGCCACTGATTCTCTTGCTGATATTGTTACTGTTGCCGGCACCGCTGATGTGGTATATGCCGGCTCTTTTGGCCGCGGGCTTTGGACGGTGGGTAGTACTGCTTTACAAGATCCGCCTGTACAGGTAAGCGGCTTAGCAACCGATAAAGATGGAAATCTTTGGGTGAGTGATTATGGTGCGCAGAATAATTTACTGGTGAAAAAGAAGGACAACAGCTGGTTGCAGTTTTCCATTCCGGTTTTTCATATAGCCAGGGCAGTTAGTCAGATCCTGGTAGATGATGCTGATCAGAAATGGATTGTTTCCCCTCGCGGGAACGGGGTGTTTGTTTTTAATCATGGCAGTAGTCTCGACAATACACTGGATGATCGCTGGAAACTTTATCAAACCGGAGCAGGCCGCGGAAATCTGCCATCAGATGAAGTGAAGTGCATTGCGAAAGACCTGCAGGGCTGGATATGGATCGGTACCACCAGGGGCGTTGGAGTTGTACAATGTGCTACGCAGGCACTTTCACCGGGAGGTTGTGAAGCGGTGCTGCCTATTGTACGGCAGGATAATTTTGCAGGTTTCCTTTTTCAGAATGAACAGGTGAACACGATTGCCGTAGACGGTGCTAACCGTAAATGGGTGGGTACACAGAATGGTGTATGGCTGATCAGCCCCAACGGGGAGAAACTCATTCAGCATTTCAATACAGGCAATAGCCCATTATCCAGCAATATCATATACCGGATAATTGTACATCCTGTAACCGGTGAAGTTTTCTTTGCCACTGCCACGGGACTTATTTCCTGGAGAGGTACGGCCACGGAAGGAAGTACCACCCAGGGCAAGGATGTACTGGTATTTCCGAACCCGGTACCAAGGGGTTATGAAGGGACCATTGCCATCAGGGGGCTGGTACTCAATGCTATCGTAAAGATCACAGACATTACGGGTAAACTTGTATTCCAGACCCGTGCCCATGGCGGCCAGGCTGTTTGGAATGGGGTGGATTACACAGGTCATCGTCCGCAAAGCGGTGTTTATCTTGTTTTTGCTTCCAATGAAGACGGCCAGGAAAAATTGGTCACGAAGCTGGTATTTATCCATTGA
- the recO gene encoding DNA repair protein RecO, whose protein sequence is MLHKTPGIVLRTVKYGDASVILSIFTELFGIQSYIVNGVRSSKPKAARGNILQPGNILDLVVYHNEQKNLHRISEFKLGHVYTSMHVNIVKNTVALYLIELLQKVLRQPEHNPELYQFAESVFKALDTEPTAVAANLPLYFTLKLAIHLGFHFGGHYSEYTPYLDLQEGVFTDLPPHHSNYLDEVSSEITDRLQQVVYAADLGKIELNKERRRNMLYAYLDFYKVHLPDFKELHSPPILHEILG, encoded by the coding sequence ATGCTGCACAAAACACCCGGAATAGTTCTGCGTACAGTAAAGTATGGCGATGCCAGCGTTATCCTGAGTATTTTCACGGAACTATTCGGGATACAATCCTACATCGTAAATGGCGTGCGTTCCTCCAAACCCAAAGCAGCAAGGGGGAATATCCTGCAGCCGGGGAACATCCTGGACCTGGTGGTATATCATAACGAGCAGAAAAACCTCCACCGCATTTCCGAATTCAAGCTGGGGCATGTATATACTTCCATGCATGTGAACATTGTAAAGAACACGGTAGCATTATACCTTATTGAACTCTTACAGAAAGTACTGCGGCAACCGGAACATAATCCGGAACTCTATCAATTTGCAGAGAGCGTATTCAAAGCCTTGGATACGGAACCTACTGCGGTAGCCGCCAATCTTCCTTTATACTTTACGCTCAAACTGGCTATACACCTGGGATTCCATTTCGGTGGCCATTATTCTGAATACACCCCTTACCTCGATCTGCAGGAAGGTGTATTCACAGACCTGCCACCCCATCACAGTAATTACCTGGATGAGGTTTCCAGTGAAATAACAGACCGCCTGCAACAAGTGGTATATGCAGCTGATCTTGGGAAGATTGAATTGAATAAGGAAAGAAGAAGGAATATGCTGTACGCTTACCTGGATTTTTACAAAGTGCATCTTCCTGATTTTAAGGAATTACACTCCCCTCCTATATTACATGAGATCCTGGGTTAA
- a CDS encoding UDP-2,3-diacylglucosamine diphosphatase, giving the protein MELLLPADKRIYFASDFHLGAPTMEKSRERERLIVQWLDEAAKDAQHIFLVGDLFDFWFEYKDVIPKGYTRLLGKLAELRDKGIGISVFIGNHDMWMNGYFEDELQIPVYYEPQTYTIAGKKFYIGHGDGLGPGDHGYKFLKKVFRNPVCRWLFSCLHPRWGISMANYWSRKSRAATGSQLEQFLGEQDEWLAIYSKEILQKEHFDYFIFGHRHLPLDLKVGENSQYVNLGDWLNYNSYGVFDGHTLELKYYKR; this is encoded by the coding sequence ATGGAATTGTTATTGCCTGCAGACAAGCGTATTTACTTTGCTTCGGACTTTCATCTCGGCGCTCCCACTATGGAAAAGAGCCGCGAGCGGGAAAGACTGATAGTACAGTGGCTGGACGAAGCGGCAAAAGATGCACAGCACATCTTCCTGGTAGGCGACCTTTTTGATTTCTGGTTTGAATATAAAGATGTGATCCCTAAAGGGTATACCCGCCTCCTGGGTAAACTGGCAGAATTGCGGGACAAGGGCATCGGCATCTCCGTTTTCATCGGCAACCATGATATGTGGATGAATGGGTATTTTGAAGATGAATTGCAGATCCCCGTTTATTATGAGCCACAGACCTATACCATTGCCGGAAAGAAATTCTATATCGGCCACGGAGATGGTTTAGGCCCCGGCGATCATGGGTATAAATTCCTCAAGAAAGTATTTCGCAACCCCGTTTGCCGCTGGCTATTTTCCTGCCTGCATCCCAGGTGGGGGATTTCTATGGCCAATTACTGGAGCCGCAAAAGCCGTGCTGCTACAGGTTCTCAACTGGAACAGTTCCTGGGAGAGCAGGATGAATGGTTGGCTATTTACAGTAAAGAAATACTGCAGAAAGAACACTTCGATTATTTTATTTTCGGTCACCGCCACCTGCCGCTGGACCTGAAAGTAGGAGAGAACAGTCAGTATGTGAACCTGGGCGACTGGCTGAATTATAATTCCTATGGTGTTTTTGATGGCCATACGCTGGAACTGAAATACTACAAACGTTAA
- a CDS encoding LutC/YkgG family protein — protein MKVSPAKENILKRVRNALSQPVQLPFPHAEGNNSVFETAHDGLEMKFAEEFTRLQGKFIFCSSRDELAENLQALVVNKEWTHVHCKTPALEKILQPYKPAYLNVGDEHTLDAAITDCEWLVARTGSIIMSAAQPSGRALPVFAPIHIVIAYTHQLVLDVKDGISKMKEKYPGQLPSMISFATGPSRTADIEKTLVVGVHGPKEVYVFLLDE, from the coding sequence ATGAAAGTATCTCCTGCCAAAGAAAATATCCTGAAGAGGGTCAGGAATGCGCTCAGCCAACCGGTGCAGTTGCCATTTCCGCATGCGGAAGGAAACAACTCCGTGTTTGAAACAGCACATGATGGTTTGGAAATGAAGTTTGCAGAAGAATTTACCCGCCTGCAAGGCAAGTTTATCTTCTGCTCTTCCCGCGATGAGCTGGCAGAAAACCTGCAGGCCCTGGTAGTGAATAAAGAATGGACGCACGTTCATTGTAAAACACCTGCGCTGGAAAAGATCCTGCAGCCATATAAACCAGCCTATCTCAACGTAGGTGATGAACATACACTGGATGCAGCCATCACAGATTGCGAATGGCTCGTAGCCCGCACAGGAAGCATCATCATGAGCGCAGCGCAACCTTCAGGAAGAGCATTGCCGGTTTTTGCACCCATCCATATTGTGATTGCCTACACGCATCAACTGGTATTGGATGTAAAAGATGGCATCAGCAAAATGAAAGAGAAATATCCAGGCCAGCTTCCATCCATGATCTCTTTTGCCACCGGCCCAAGCCGTACCGCAGATATTGAGAAAACACTGGTAGTGGGCGTACACGGCCCTAAAGAGGTATATGTATTCTTACTGGACGAATAG